The Serratia rhizosphaerae genome has a segment encoding these proteins:
- the rraB gene encoding ribonuclease E inhibitor RraB, translating to MANRELLEEQREETRLIIEELLEDGSDPDALYTIEHHFSAEKFEILEKAAVEAFKLGYEVTDAEELEVEDGQVLMCCDVISEVGLNPDVIDAQVEQLVALAEKCGVNYDGWGTYFEDPDGEDGDEEDGEFIDEDDDGKRH from the coding sequence ATGGCAAACCGCGAATTGCTGGAAGAACAACGGGAAGAGACGCGTCTGATCATTGAAGAACTGCTGGAAGACGGCAGCGATCCGGACGCACTCTACACCATCGAGCACCATTTCTCTGCCGAAAAGTTTGAAATTCTGGAGAAGGCCGCGGTGGAAGCCTTCAAACTGGGCTACGAAGTGACCGACGCCGAAGAGCTGGAAGTGGAAGACGGCCAGGTGCTGATGTGCTGCGACGTGATCAGCGAAGTGGGCCTGAACCCGGACGTGATCGACGCGCAGGTTGAGCAACTGGTGGCGCTGGCGGAAAAATGCGGCGTTAACTACGACGGCTGGGGCACCTATTTTGAAGACCCGGACGGCGAAGACGGCGACGAAGAAGACGGCGAATTTATCGACGAAGACGACGACGGCAAGCGCCACTGA
- the argF gene encoding ornithine carbamoyltransferase produces the protein MSSINPFYQRHFLRLMDFTPAELQALLQLAADLKQAKKQGRETRRLQGKNIALIFEKDSTRTRCAFEVAAFDQGAQVTYLGPSGSQIGHKESMKDTARVLGRMYDGIQYRGYGQPLVETLAHYAGVPVWNGLTDEFHPTQLLADLLTVQEHLPGKPLSAVKFAYLGDARNNMGNTLLEAAALTGMDLRLVAPKACWPQAELVAECQALAERQGGKITLTEDIAVGVKDADFLYTDVWVSMGEPKEVWQERIALLKPYQVNMAMLRQTGNPQVKFLHCLPAFHDDQTTLGKQMAEQYGLYGGMEVTDEVFESPHSIVFDQAENRLHTIKAVMVATLSREG, from the coding sequence ATGAGCAGCATAAACCCTTTTTACCAGCGGCATTTTTTACGCTTGATGGATTTCACCCCGGCAGAGCTGCAGGCGCTGCTGCAGTTGGCCGCCGATCTGAAACAGGCAAAAAAGCAGGGTCGTGAAACCCGCCGTCTGCAGGGGAAAAATATTGCGCTCATCTTTGAAAAAGACTCCACCCGCACCCGCTGCGCGTTTGAGGTCGCCGCGTTCGATCAGGGCGCGCAGGTCACTTATCTCGGCCCGAGCGGCAGCCAGATCGGCCATAAAGAGTCGATGAAAGACACCGCCCGGGTGCTGGGGCGCATGTATGACGGTATTCAGTACCGCGGCTACGGCCAGCCGCTGGTGGAAACGCTGGCGCACTACGCCGGCGTGCCGGTCTGGAACGGCCTGACCGATGAGTTCCACCCGACCCAACTGCTCGCCGACCTGCTGACGGTGCAGGAACACTTGCCGGGCAAACCGCTGTCGGCGGTGAAGTTCGCCTACCTCGGCGATGCGCGCAACAACATGGGCAATACACTGCTGGAGGCGGCGGCGCTGACGGGTATGGATCTGCGTCTGGTAGCGCCCAAGGCCTGCTGGCCGCAGGCGGAACTGGTGGCGGAGTGCCAGGCGCTGGCCGAACGCCAGGGCGGTAAAATTACCCTGACCGAAGATATCGCCGTCGGGGTGAAAGACGCCGACTTCCTGTATACCGACGTCTGGGTATCGATGGGCGAGCCAAAGGAAGTTTGGCAGGAGCGTATCGCGCTGCTCAAACCTTATCAGGTCAATATGGCGATGCTGCGCCAGACCGGCAACCCGCAGGTCAAGTTCCTGCACTGCCTGCCGGCGTTCCACGACGACCAGACCACGCTTGGCAAACAGATGGCCGAGCAGTACGGCCTGTACGGCGGCATGGAGGTCACCGACGAGGTGTTTGAATCGCCGCACAGCATCGTGTTCGATCAGGCGGAGAACCGTCTGCACACCATCAAGGCGGTGATGGTCGCCACCCTGAGCCGTGAAGGGTAA
- the pyrB gene encoding aspartate carbamoyltransferase produces MANPLYHKNIISINDLSREDLELVLRTAASLKAQPQPELLKHKVIASCFFEASTRTRLSFETAIQRLGASVVGFSDSSNTSLGKKGETLSDTISVISTYVDAIVMRHPQEGAARLASDFSGNIPVLNAGDGANQHPTQTLLDLFTIQETQGRLSNINIAMVGDLKYGRTVHSLTQALAKFEGNRFYFIAPDALAMPGYILKMLEEKGIAYSLHNSIEEVVPQLDILYMTRVQKERLDPSEYANVKAQFVLRAADLAGARDNMKVLHPLPRIDEITIDVDNTPHAYYFQQAGNGIFARQALLALVLTAELDF; encoded by the coding sequence ATGGCCAACCCGCTGTATCACAAAAACATCATCTCTATTAACGATCTCAGCCGTGAAGATCTGGAACTGGTGCTGCGCACCGCCGCCAGTCTGAAGGCACAGCCGCAGCCGGAACTGCTGAAGCACAAGGTCATCGCCAGCTGTTTCTTCGAGGCCTCGACCCGCACCCGCCTGTCGTTTGAAACCGCCATTCAGCGCCTGGGCGCCTCGGTGGTCGGCTTTTCCGACAGCAGCAACACCTCCCTCGGCAAAAAAGGCGAAACGCTGTCCGACACCATTTCCGTCATCAGTACCTACGTCGACGCGATTGTGATGCGCCACCCGCAGGAGGGCGCGGCGCGCCTGGCCTCTGACTTCTCCGGCAACATCCCGGTGCTTAACGCCGGCGACGGTGCCAACCAGCACCCGACGCAAACGCTGCTGGACCTGTTCACCATTCAGGAAACGCAGGGGCGGCTGAGCAATATCAACATCGCCATGGTCGGCGACCTGAAGTACGGCCGCACGGTGCACTCTCTGACCCAGGCGCTGGCCAAGTTCGAAGGCAACCGCTTCTATTTCATCGCCCCGGACGCGCTGGCGATGCCGGGCTATATCCTGAAGATGCTGGAGGAGAAAGGCATCGCCTACAGCCTGCACAACAGCATTGAGGAAGTGGTGCCGCAGCTAGATATTCTGTATATGACGCGCGTGCAGAAAGAGCGCCTCGACCCGTCGGAATACGCCAACGTGAAGGCGCAGTTCGTGCTGCGCGCCGCCGATCTGGCCGGCGCGCGCGACAATATGAAGGTGCTGCACCCGCTGCCGCGCATCGATGAAATCACCATCGACGTCGATAACACGCCGCACGCCTACTACTTCCAGCAGGCGGGCAACGGCATTTTCGCCCGGCAGGCGCTGCTGGCGCTGGTATTAACCGCAGAACTGGACTTTTAA
- the pyrI gene encoding aspartate carbamoyltransferase regulatory subunit translates to MTHDNKLQVEAIKCGTVIDHIPAQVGFKLLTLFKLTATDQRITIGLNLPSKELGHKDLIKIENTFLTEQQANQLAMYAPKATVNRIDNYEVVHKLTPSLPDHIDGVLTCPNGNCISRSEPVPSSFSVKSRADAVHLQCRYCEKEFEHQVVLQAG, encoded by the coding sequence ATGACGCACGATAACAAACTGCAGGTTGAAGCCATCAAATGCGGCACGGTGATCGACCACATTCCGGCGCAGGTCGGCTTTAAGCTGCTGACCCTGTTCAAACTGACCGCCACCGACCAGCGCATCACCATCGGCCTGAATCTGCCTTCGAAAGAGCTGGGGCATAAAGATCTGATCAAGATTGAGAATACTTTCCTGACCGAACAGCAGGCCAACCAACTGGCGATGTACGCGCCGAAGGCCACGGTCAACCGTATCGACAATTATGAAGTGGTGCACAAACTGACCCCCAGCCTGCCGGACCATATCGACGGCGTGCTGACCTGCCCGAACGGCAACTGCATCAGCCGCAGCGAACCGGTTCCTTCCAGCTTCAGCGTAAAATCCCGCGCCGACGCGGTGCACCTGCAGTGCCGCTACTGTGAAAAAGAGTTCGAACATCAGGTGGTGCTGCAGGCCGGATAA
- the ridA gene encoding 2-iminobutanoate/2-iminopropanoate deaminase codes for MSRNISTELAPAAIGPYVQGVDLGSMIITSGQIPVDPKTGAVADDIAAQARQSLENVQAIVEAAGLKVADIVKTTVFVKDLNDFATVNATYEAFFSEHNAPFPARSCVEVARLPKDVKIEIEAIAVRR; via the coding sequence ATGTCACGTAACATCAGCACTGAACTCGCACCGGCAGCCATTGGTCCTTACGTGCAGGGCGTTGACCTGGGCAGCATGATCATCACTTCCGGCCAGATCCCGGTCGATCCGAAAACCGGCGCCGTAGCCGACGACATCGCCGCGCAGGCGCGCCAGTCGCTGGAAAACGTGCAGGCGATCGTCGAAGCCGCCGGCCTGAAGGTCGCCGACATCGTTAAAACCACCGTGTTCGTCAAAGATCTCAACGATTTCGCCACCGTGAACGCCACCTACGAGGCGTTCTTCAGCGAGCACAATGCGCCGTTCCCGGCCCGCTCCTGCGTGGAAGTAGCGCGTCTGCCAAAAGACGTGAAGATTGAAATCGAAGCGATTGCCGTGCGTCGTTAA
- a CDS encoding beta-N-acetylhexosaminidase: protein MHKPLCYTLLAASLLCPLGALAQPAGKLPLMPWPQQVDIAQPQGKLVLTPRLNLKIEGDNLGDAPARWRQRLELQTGWTLAPPTAQQASNITVKIQRQVSAQPLPDSDESYQLSVTPQGATLTAATRFGALRGMETLLQLVQTDGHNTFLPLVSISDKPRFAWRGVLLDSARHFLPVGDILRQLDGMAAAKLNVFHWHLTDDQGWRFASVRYPKLQQLASDGQFYTREQMQQVVAYAAARGIRVVPEIDLPGHASSIAVAYPELIGAPGPYQMEREWGVHAPTLDPGNEQVYQFIDAIVGELATIFTDPYVHIGGDEVAPSQWQQSKTLQAFMRQHQLADAHALQAWFNQRLEKILEQHRRRMVGWDEIYHPALPRTILIQSWQGPDSLGASAQDGYQGILSTGFYLDQPQSTAYHYRNEVLPQPLGVETKVAAGEQAQSWRFDIPRLKGSAVTGSFTLIKGRQGWRGFIDFDGKTRRALHDIVWHTQQQVSFRLDTWMGDTRPVLTLKKDTLSGYTLLGNVRYPTSGSRLDAAPAGNMPVVPGAKQQANILGGEAALWAENVRAPLLDLKLWPRAFAVAERLWSAQEVTDESSMYRRLAAVDAWSVVSVGLQQHAETAREFTRLANSVEIMPLQTLAEALEPAQYYTRQHLKFQAGNYHQFEPLNRLADALPPESRSVREMHQQVEALLRDRDNRVAAEALRSRLLRWQQNAAPVKRLIGGNVLMKDLAPVAQDVNALADLGLKLLERWRQGKPLDKREAEQIQQQLDAAAQVRDELIIAAVYPLEILLRGLTVR from the coding sequence ATGCATAAACCGCTTTGTTATACGCTGCTTGCGGCGTCGTTACTTTGCCCATTGGGCGCGCTGGCGCAGCCGGCGGGCAAACTGCCGCTGATGCCGTGGCCGCAGCAGGTGGATATCGCCCAGCCGCAGGGCAAACTGGTGCTGACGCCCCGGCTGAACCTGAAGATTGAAGGCGATAATCTGGGTGACGCGCCGGCGCGCTGGCGTCAGCGCCTGGAACTGCAGACCGGCTGGACGCTGGCGCCGCCGACGGCGCAGCAGGCCAGCAATATTACGGTGAAGATCCAACGTCAGGTCTCGGCGCAGCCGCTGCCGGACAGCGATGAAAGTTACCAATTATCGGTGACGCCGCAGGGGGCGACGCTGACCGCCGCCACCCGCTTCGGCGCGCTGCGCGGCATGGAAACCCTGCTGCAGCTGGTGCAGACCGACGGACACAACACCTTCTTGCCGCTGGTCAGTATCAGCGACAAGCCACGCTTTGCCTGGCGCGGCGTACTGCTGGATTCGGCGCGCCATTTCCTGCCGGTCGGCGATATTCTGCGCCAGCTGGACGGCATGGCGGCGGCCAAGCTCAACGTGTTCCACTGGCACCTGACCGACGATCAGGGCTGGCGTTTTGCCTCCGTGCGTTATCCCAAGCTGCAGCAGCTGGCCAGCGACGGCCAGTTCTATACCCGCGAACAGATGCAGCAGGTGGTGGCCTACGCCGCGGCACGCGGCATCCGCGTGGTGCCGGAGATCGATCTGCCGGGCCATGCTTCCAGCATTGCGGTGGCCTATCCGGAACTGATCGGCGCGCCGGGGCCATACCAGATGGAGCGCGAGTGGGGCGTGCACGCGCCGACGCTGGATCCTGGCAACGAGCAGGTGTATCAGTTTATTGATGCGATCGTCGGCGAACTGGCGACGATCTTCACCGATCCCTATGTGCATATCGGCGGCGATGAGGTCGCTCCCAGCCAGTGGCAGCAGTCGAAAACGCTGCAGGCGTTTATGCGCCAGCATCAGCTGGCGGATGCCCATGCGCTGCAGGCCTGGTTCAACCAGCGGCTGGAAAAGATCCTCGAACAGCACCGGCGGCGTATGGTGGGCTGGGATGAGATCTATCATCCTGCGTTGCCGCGCACCATTCTGATCCAGTCCTGGCAGGGGCCGGACTCGCTGGGCGCCAGCGCGCAGGACGGCTATCAGGGAATTTTGTCCACCGGCTTCTACCTCGATCAGCCGCAGAGCACCGCCTATCACTACCGCAATGAGGTGCTGCCGCAGCCGCTGGGCGTGGAAACAAAGGTGGCGGCCGGCGAGCAGGCGCAAAGCTGGCGCTTTGACATTCCGCGGCTGAAGGGCAGCGCGGTGACGGGTAGTTTTACCTTGATTAAAGGCCGACAGGGCTGGCGCGGCTTTATCGACTTTGACGGCAAAACGCGCCGCGCCCTGCATGATATTGTCTGGCACACGCAGCAGCAGGTGAGCTTCCGGCTGGATACCTGGATGGGCGATACCCGTCCGGTGCTGACCCTGAAAAAGGACACGCTCAGCGGCTACACGCTGCTGGGCAACGTACGTTATCCCACCAGCGGCAGTCGGCTGGATGCGGCGCCGGCGGGTAACATGCCGGTGGTGCCGGGTGCCAAACAGCAGGCCAATATTCTTGGCGGCGAGGCGGCGCTGTGGGCGGAGAACGTGCGCGCGCCGCTGCTGGACCTGAAGCTGTGGCCGCGCGCCTTCGCCGTGGCGGAGCGGCTGTGGTCGGCGCAGGAGGTCACCGACGAGAGCAGTATGTACCGCCGTCTGGCGGCGGTGGACGCCTGGTCGGTGGTGTCCGTCGGCCTGCAGCAGCATGCGGAAACCGCGCGTGAATTCACCCGTCTGGCCAACAGCGTCGAGATTATGCCGCTGCAGACGCTGGCCGAAGCGCTGGAGCCGGCGCAGTATTACACGCGTCAGCATCTGAAGTTTCAGGCGGGCAACTACCACCAGTTTGAGCCGCTGAACCGCCTGGCGGACGCGCTGCCGCCGGAGAGCCGGTCGGTGCGCGAGATGCATCAGCAGGTGGAAGCGCTTCTGCGCGATCGCGATAACCGCGTGGCCGCCGAGGCGCTGCGTAGCCGCCTGCTGCGCTGGCAGCAGAACGCGGCGCCGGTGAAACGACTGATTGGCGGCAACGTGCTGATGAAAGATCTGGCGCCGGTGGCGCAGGACGTCAACGCGCTGGCGGATCTGGGGCTGAAGCTGCTGGAGCGCTGGCGGCAGGGTAAGCCGCTGGACAAGCGCGAGGCGGAGCAGATCCAGCAGCAGCTGGATGCGGCGGCGCAGGTGCGCGATGAGCTGATCATCGCCGCGGTGTATCCGTTGGAAATCCTGCTGCGCGGGCTGACGGTGCGCTGA
- the treR gene encoding trehalose operon repressor TreR, which yields MQNRLTIKDIARLSGVGKSTVSRVLNHEGSVSQQTRERVEAVIRQQGFTPSKSARAMRGQSDKVVGILVSRLDSPSENQAVRTMLPLLYQHGYDPIVMESQFDSQLVQEHLHVLAQRNVDGVILFGFTGLEAEMLQPWQEKMVVMVREYQGFSSVCYDDAGAVNLLMDRLLQQGHRDISYLGVRQSDATTGARRYQTYLDACQRHGLTPHAALGELSYQSGFQLAAEAIVPQTRALICASDSIALGAIKYLQQQQIADIQVCAIGNTPLLSFLFPETLSVEFGYGSAGVQAAQQLLAQLSGDAPIRRIVVPSKLS from the coding sequence ATGCAAAACAGGCTGACCATTAAGGACATCGCCCGCCTCAGCGGGGTAGGAAAATCCACCGTTTCACGCGTGCTGAACCATGAAGGCAGCGTGAGCCAGCAAACCCGTGAGCGCGTGGAGGCGGTGATCCGTCAGCAGGGGTTCACCCCGTCCAAATCCGCACGCGCCATGCGCGGCCAGAGCGATAAGGTGGTCGGCATTCTGGTGTCGCGCCTGGATTCGCCGTCGGAAAATCAGGCGGTGCGCACCATGCTGCCGCTGCTGTACCAGCACGGCTATGACCCGATCGTGATGGAAAGCCAGTTCGACAGCCAACTGGTGCAGGAACACCTGCACGTGCTGGCGCAGCGTAACGTCGACGGGGTGATCCTGTTCGGCTTTACCGGCCTGGAGGCCGAGATGCTGCAGCCTTGGCAGGAGAAAATGGTGGTGATGGTGCGCGAATATCAGGGCTTCTCATCAGTCTGCTACGATGATGCCGGCGCGGTGAACCTGCTGATGGACCGACTGCTCCAGCAGGGACACCGCGATATCAGCTACCTCGGCGTCCGGCAGTCGGACGCCACCACCGGCGCGCGCCGCTATCAGACCTATCTGGATGCCTGCCAGCGCCACGGCCTGACCCCGCACGCGGCGCTGGGCGAGCTCAGCTACCAGAGCGGCTTCCAGCTGGCGGCGGAGGCGATCGTCCCGCAGACCCGCGCGTTGATCTGCGCGTCTGACAGCATCGCCCTCGGCGCGATCAAATATCTGCAGCAGCAGCAGATCGCCGATATTCAGGTGTGCGCCATCGGCAATACCCCGCTGCTCAGCTTCCTGTTCCCGGAGACGCTGTCGGTGGAGTTTGGCTACGGCAGCGCCGGCGTGCAGGCGGCGCAGCAACTGCTGGCCCAGCTCAGCGGCGATGCGCCGATCCGCCGCATCGTGGTGCCGAGCAAACTCTCTTAA
- the treB gene encoding PTS trehalose transporter subunit IIBC codes for MSKVKQQDIDRLIALVGGRDNIATVSHCITRLRFVLNDPAKASPKEIETLPMVKGCFTNAGQFQVVIGPEVGEYYQALIASAGVNEADKEQAKTAARQNMTWSERAISHFAEIFFPLLPALISGGLILGFRNVIGDIPLSDGQTLAQSSAGWKTAYDFLWLLGEAIFMFLPVAICWSTVKKMGGTPVLGIVLGITLVSPQLMNAYLLGQQVPELWNFGWFTVEKVGYQAQVIPSILAGMALGWIETRLKKWVPDYLYLVVVPVLSLLLATFLAHTLIGPFGRMIGDGVAWAVKAVMTGSFAPIGAALFGFLYAPLVITGVHQTTLAIDMQMVQSMGGTPVWPIIALSNIAQASAVLAIIILSRKANEREISVPAAISAYLGVTEPAMYGINLKYRFPMLCAMIGSACAGLICGLAGVMANGIGVGGLPGILSIKPQFWLVFALAMLVAVVVPLVLTMLVYRRKARRGELPV; via the coding sequence ATGAGCAAAGTAAAACAGCAGGATATCGATCGCCTGATTGCGCTGGTCGGCGGCCGCGACAATATCGCCACCGTCAGCCACTGCATTACCCGGCTGCGCTTCGTGCTTAACGACCCGGCCAAAGCCAGCCCGAAAGAGATCGAAACCTTACCCATGGTGAAAGGCTGCTTCACCAACGCCGGGCAGTTTCAGGTGGTGATCGGCCCGGAGGTCGGCGAGTACTATCAGGCGCTGATCGCCAGCGCCGGCGTCAACGAGGCGGACAAAGAGCAGGCCAAAACCGCCGCGCGCCAGAATATGACCTGGTCCGAACGCGCCATCTCCCACTTCGCCGAGATCTTCTTCCCGCTGCTGCCGGCGCTGATCAGCGGCGGTCTGATCCTCGGCTTCCGCAATGTGATCGGCGATATTCCGCTGTCCGACGGCCAGACGCTGGCGCAATCCAGCGCCGGCTGGAAAACTGCCTACGACTTCCTGTGGCTGCTGGGCGAGGCGATCTTTATGTTCCTGCCGGTCGCCATCTGCTGGTCGACGGTGAAGAAAATGGGCGGCACCCCGGTATTGGGCATCGTGCTGGGCATCACGCTGGTGTCGCCGCAGCTGATGAACGCCTACCTGCTCGGCCAACAGGTGCCTGAACTGTGGAACTTCGGCTGGTTTACCGTGGAGAAAGTCGGCTATCAGGCGCAGGTGATCCCGTCGATCCTCGCCGGCATGGCGCTTGGTTGGATTGAAACCCGGCTGAAAAAGTGGGTGCCGGATTACCTTTATCTGGTGGTGGTGCCGGTGCTGTCGCTGCTGCTGGCGACCTTCCTGGCCCATACGCTGATCGGGCCGTTCGGCCGCATGATCGGCGACGGCGTCGCCTGGGCGGTTAAAGCGGTGATGACCGGCAGCTTTGCGCCGATCGGCGCCGCGCTGTTCGGCTTCCTGTATGCGCCGCTGGTGATCACCGGCGTCCACCAGACCACGCTGGCGATCGATATGCAGATGGTGCAGAGCATGGGCGGCACGCCGGTGTGGCCGATCATCGCCCTGTCCAATATCGCGCAGGCCTCGGCGGTGCTGGCGATCATTATCCTCAGCCGCAAGGCCAACGAACGTGAAATTTCGGTGCCGGCGGCAATTTCCGCCTACCTCGGCGTCACCGAGCCGGCAATGTACGGCATCAACCTGAAGTACCGCTTCCCGATGCTGTGCGCGATGATTGGTTCCGCCTGCGCCGGCCTGATCTGCGGCCTGGCCGGGGTGATGGCCAACGGCATCGGCGTCGGCGGCCTGCCGGGTATTTTGTCGATCAAACCGCAGTTCTGGCTGGTGTTCGCGCTGGCGATGCTGGTGGCCGTGGTGGTGCCGCTGGTGCTGACCATGCTGGTGTACCGGCGCAAGGCGCGCCGCGGCGAACTGCCGGTATAA
- the treC gene encoding alpha,alpha-phosphotrehalase — protein sequence MSNPIPWWQNGVIYQIYPKSFQDSSGNGYGDLAGVIQRLDYLQDLGVDAIWLTPVYLSPQVDNGYDVADYCAIDPAYGSMETFEQLVAAAHQRDIRIVMDMVFNHTSTEHPWFRAAQDRHSPQRQFYIWRDGAEGTPPNNWRSKFGGSAWQWHADSGQYYLHLFATEQADLNWEHPPVREELKKICRFWADKGVDGLRLDVINLVSKQQDFPDDAHGDGRRFYTDGPRIHPFLQEMSREVFRPRGLMTVGEMSSTSLEHCRQYAANGGEELSMTFNFHHLKVDYANGEKWTLAAPDYVELKQIFRHWQQGMHNHAWNALFWCNHDQPRIVSRFGDDHALRVPAAKMLAMVLHGMQGTPYIYQGEEIGMTNPHFVRIDQYRDVESLNMYAELRAAGRSDAELLAILASKSRDNGRTPMQWNAGQHAGFSQGTPWIPCADNYRQINVEAALADRDSVFYTYRHLIALRKQYPLLTHGDYQDLAPAHPALWCYQRSWNGQRLLVAANLSARPQAWDAAGVAASDLWRVAIGNYADTPPQPQPLTLRPFEAVWWLLEE from the coding sequence ATGAGCAACCCAATCCCCTGGTGGCAAAACGGCGTCATCTACCAAATCTACCCGAAGAGCTTTCAGGACAGCAGCGGTAACGGCTACGGCGATCTGGCCGGCGTGATCCAGCGGCTGGATTATCTGCAGGATCTGGGCGTCGACGCCATCTGGCTGACGCCGGTCTATCTCTCCCCGCAGGTGGATAACGGCTATGACGTCGCCGACTACTGCGCCATCGACCCGGCCTACGGCAGCATGGAAACCTTCGAACAACTGGTGGCGGCCGCGCACCAGCGCGATATCCGCATCGTGATGGATATGGTGTTCAACCATACGTCGACCGAGCATCCGTGGTTCCGGGCGGCGCAGGATCGCCACAGCCCGCAGCGCCAGTTCTATATCTGGCGCGACGGCGCTGAGGGGACGCCGCCGAATAACTGGCGCTCCAAGTTCGGCGGTTCGGCCTGGCAGTGGCACGCCGACAGCGGTCAGTATTATCTGCACCTGTTCGCCACCGAGCAGGCAGATTTGAACTGGGAACACCCGCCGGTGCGCGAGGAGCTGAAGAAAATCTGCCGGTTCTGGGCGGATAAAGGCGTCGACGGCCTGCGGCTGGATGTGATCAATCTGGTGTCCAAGCAGCAGGATTTCCCGGACGACGCGCACGGCGACGGCCGGCGTTTTTACACCGACGGCCCGCGCATTCACCCATTCCTGCAGGAAATGAGCCGCGAAGTGTTCCGGCCGCGCGGCCTGATGACGGTCGGCGAGATGTCGTCCACCAGCCTGGAACATTGCCGGCAATATGCGGCAAACGGCGGCGAAGAGCTGTCGATGACCTTTAACTTTCACCACTTGAAGGTCGATTACGCCAACGGCGAAAAATGGACGCTGGCGGCGCCGGACTACGTGGAGCTGAAGCAGATTTTCCGCCACTGGCAGCAGGGCATGCACAACCACGCCTGGAACGCGCTGTTCTGGTGTAACCACGATCAGCCGCGCATCGTCTCGCGTTTCGGCGACGACCATGCGCTGCGCGTGCCGGCGGCGAAGATGCTGGCGATGGTGCTGCACGGCATGCAGGGCACACCCTATATCTATCAGGGCGAGGAGATCGGCATGACCAATCCGCACTTTGTGCGTATTGACCAATACCGCGACGTCGAAAGCCTGAATATGTACGCCGAACTGCGCGCCGCAGGGCGCAGCGACGCCGAGCTGCTGGCGATTCTGGCCAGTAAATCGCGCGATAACGGACGCACGCCGATGCAGTGGAATGCCGGACAACACGCCGGCTTCAGCCAGGGCACGCCCTGGATACCCTGCGCCGACAACTACCGACAGATAAACGTCGAGGCGGCGCTGGCCGATCGGGATTCGGTGTTTTACACCTATCGTCACCTGATCGCCCTGCGCAAGCAGTATCCGCTGCTGACCCACGGCGACTATCAGGATCTGGCGCCGGCACACCCGGCGCTGTGGTGCTACCAGCGCAGCTGGAACGGCCAGCGGCTGCTGGTGGCAGCCAATCTGAGCGCCCGGCCGCAGGCGTGGGACGCGGCCGGCGTTGCAGCATCCGATCTGTGGCGCGTGGCGATCGGCAACTACGCCGATACGCCGCCGCAGCCGCAACCGCTGACCCTGCGGCCGTTTGAGGCGGTGTGGTGGCTGCTGGAGGAATAA
- a CDS encoding NAD(P)H-dependent oxidoreductase, which translates to MSRILVLTAHRFPDESRVNRALIEAVRPLPGVTVHELMRSYPDYRIDVAHEQALLQSHDALVMMFPFYWYSSPAILSEWQDAVLTYGFAYGSRGTQLHGKPLQLVVSTGGDRQAYSAQGYNRYPAADLLLPFQAMANLTGMDYLPPHLVQGVNDLSDARLAQEAAGVATRVQALFTA; encoded by the coding sequence ATGTCGCGTATTTTAGTGCTGACCGCCCACCGCTTTCCCGATGAATCCCGCGTTAACCGGGCGCTGATCGAGGCCGTGCGCCCGTTGCCCGGGGTAACCGTGCATGAGCTGATGCGCAGCTACCCGGATTACCGCATTGATGTGGCCCATGAGCAGGCGTTATTGCAAAGCCATGATGCGCTGGTGATGATGTTCCCGTTTTACTGGTACAGTTCGCCGGCGATCCTCAGCGAATGGCAGGATGCGGTATTAACCTACGGTTTCGCCTACGGCAGCCGCGGCACGCAGCTGCACGGTAAACCGCTGCAGCTGGTGGTGAGCACCGGTGGCGATCGGCAGGCCTACAGCGCGCAGGGCTACAACCGCTATCCGGCGGCCGATCTGCTGCTGCCGTTCCAGGCGATGGCGAACCTGACCGGGATGGACTATCTGCCGCCGCATCTGGTGCAGGGGGTGAATGACCTCAGCGACGCGCGTCTGGCGCAGGAAGCTGCCGGCGTCGCGACGAGGGTGCAGGCGCTGTTTACCGCGTAA